One genomic segment of Calditrichota bacterium includes these proteins:
- the hisF gene encoding imidazole glycerol phosphate synthase subunit HisF, with amino-acid sequence MLTVRIIPCLDVEDGQVVKGIKFKQLRRAGDPLELAMMYEEQGADEIILLDVAASYQSRRTMVNVVERVSDSVFVPLTVGGGIRTITDMRDILNAGGDKVAICTSALERPELINEGAARFGSQCIVVSIDAKRVGRGWHAFAKGGRVDTGIDALAWAQEAERRGAGEILLNSIDRDGTRLGYDVQLTRQVADAVSIPVIASGGAGSLEQVYEAVAEGHADAVLVASLLHYQEFTIADIKQYLKARGVPIR; translated from the coding sequence ATGCTCACCGTGCGGATCATCCCCTGCCTGGACGTGGAAGATGGGCAGGTGGTGAAAGGAATCAAATTCAAGCAGTTACGCCGGGCCGGCGACCCGTTGGAGCTGGCCATGATGTACGAAGAACAGGGCGCGGACGAAATCATCTTGCTGGACGTCGCTGCCAGCTACCAGAGTCGGCGCACGATGGTCAACGTGGTGGAACGCGTCTCGGACTCGGTGTTCGTGCCGCTTACGGTCGGGGGCGGCATCCGCACCATTACAGACATGCGGGACATTCTGAATGCGGGGGGCGACAAAGTGGCCATCTGCACGTCCGCCTTGGAGAGACCGGAGCTCATCAACGAAGGCGCAGCGCGATTTGGCTCCCAGTGTATCGTCGTGTCCATCGACGCAAAACGCGTGGGGCGAGGCTGGCACGCCTTTGCCAAAGGGGGGAGGGTCGACACGGGCATCGATGCGTTGGCGTGGGCGCAGGAGGCAGAAAGGCGCGGCGCCGGGGAGATTTTGCTCAATTCCATCGACAGGGATGGCACGCGCCTCGGGTATGACGTGCAGCTGACGCGGCAAGTGGCTGATGCTGTGTCCATCCCTGTTATCGCCTCAGGAGGGGCGGGCTCGTTGGAACAGGTTTACGAGGCCGTCGCGGAAGGACATGCAGATGCGGTGCTCGTTGCCTCGCTCCTCCACTACCAGGAGTTCACCATTGCGGATATCAAGCAGTATCTGAAAGCGCGAGGTGTGCCCATTCGATGA
- the hisI gene encoding phosphoribosyl-AMP cyclohydrolase: MIIPSIDLSDGKAVQLRQGREKALERDDPIALAREFDRYGEVAVIDLDAAFGTGDNEPLVRQLCAVADCRVGGGVRSVEKAVRTIGAGAGKVIVGTRAFTSTGVDEAFLRELAHAVGREKVIVAIDAYKGEVVTKGWRHRTGLSVVEVIEPLQAYAGELLFTCVEHEGLMQGTDFDLIREVVGRAHIPVTVAGGIASPDEVARISTLNAHVQLGMAIYTGTMSLPVAFSAAVNWSSGLVPTIACDQSGQVLMLAYSSRESLERTFATGNACYFSRSRQEIWMKGESSGNVQRLLRARMDCDRDALLFTVAQHAVACHTGNYSCFGGRRFSLEELQEVVLSRLANPMPGSYTAGLSDAEVRAKLLEEVGEVVDAETRDEIVWEAADVLYFLTVLLAREKVSLEEVFRELRRRRFSGRRPAKRDKGN, translated from the coding sequence ATGATCATCCCGTCTATTGACCTCAGTGACGGAAAGGCTGTGCAGCTCCGTCAAGGACGAGAAAAGGCGTTGGAACGCGATGATCCGATTGCCTTGGCCAGGGAGTTTGACCGCTATGGGGAGGTGGCGGTCATCGACCTGGACGCTGCCTTTGGCACAGGCGACAACGAACCACTCGTGCGGCAACTTTGCGCCGTGGCCGACTGTCGAGTGGGGGGCGGCGTGCGCTCCGTCGAAAAGGCGGTGCGCACCATTGGCGCGGGGGCGGGGAAAGTCATCGTGGGCACCAGGGCCTTCACGTCCACTGGGGTTGATGAGGCCTTCTTGCGGGAGCTCGCTCATGCCGTGGGGAGGGAGAAGGTCATTGTCGCCATCGACGCCTACAAGGGCGAGGTGGTCACCAAAGGTTGGCGCCACCGTACCGGGCTGAGCGTGGTAGAGGTCATCGAGCCGCTGCAGGCATACGCAGGGGAACTCCTGTTCACCTGCGTGGAGCACGAAGGCCTCATGCAAGGCACCGATTTCGATCTCATACGTGAGGTTGTGGGAAGGGCGCACATACCGGTTACCGTCGCCGGCGGCATTGCCTCGCCCGATGAAGTGGCCCGCATCTCGACTTTGAACGCGCACGTACAGTTGGGCATGGCCATTTACACAGGCACCATGAGCCTGCCTGTGGCTTTCAGCGCGGCGGTGAATTGGAGCTCAGGGCTGGTGCCCACCATTGCCTGCGACCAGTCCGGACAAGTACTGATGCTCGCTTACAGCAGTCGTGAATCTCTGGAGCGCACCTTCGCGACCGGCAATGCCTGCTACTTTTCTCGTTCCCGGCAGGAGATCTGGATGAAAGGGGAGAGTTCCGGCAACGTGCAGCGCCTCCTGCGTGCGCGGATGGACTGCGACCGTGACGCGTTGCTCTTCACCGTGGCGCAGCACGCTGTGGCCTGTCATACCGGCAACTACAGCTGTTTTGGCGGGCGGCGCTTTTCGCTGGAGGAGCTCCAGGAAGTGGTCTTGAGTAGATTGGCGAATCCGATGCCGGGCTCGTACACGGCTGGCCTCTCTGACGCCGAAGTGCGGGCAAAACTGCTCGAGGAGGTCGGCGAGGTCGTCGACGCCGAGACGCGCGACGAGATCGTCTGGGAGGCAGCAGATGTGCTCTACTTCCTGACGGTGCTGTTGGCCAGGGAAAAGGTATCGCTGGAAGAGGTGTTCCGGGAGCTTCGACGGCGGCGTTTTTCCGGTCGGCGTCCGGCAAAGAGGGATAAGGGAAATTGA
- the hisD gene encoding histidinol dehydrogenase yields the protein MRIVHAEQLGESFYQRPCGPVQDVRPLLEEVRLHGDTAVRALTLRYDGVQLESFRVEKEEIRRAFSQVPEGLVEAIRRCIERLRLFCERQLADYQNFDIEVEPGLFVGQRVVPIERVGVYAPGGRFPLISSVYMGVVPARVAGVREVVVCSPPTYRGSVHPALLVAADLAGADEVYRIGGVQAIAALAYGTESVRAVHKIVGPGNAFVTAAKREVYGQVGIDFVAGPSEVLIIADEEADAEIVAADLLAQAEHDPDASPVLVTTSARLAERVRTEVAHQVASLTTAAVAKAAVERNGLIVLARSPEEAIAIANRRAPEHLELQVRDVEPYVAGLRNFGSLFVGAGAAEALGDYSSGLNHVLPTNGAARYTGGLGVRDFVKVQTVLKVEGNPPSGPIEDGVQLAQAEGLEAHARSLQVRGR from the coding sequence ATGCGCATCGTGCACGCAGAGCAGCTTGGCGAGAGCTTCTATCAGCGCCCTTGTGGGCCAGTGCAAGACGTGCGGCCCCTGCTTGAGGAAGTGAGGCTCCACGGCGACACTGCCGTGCGTGCCTTGACCCTCCGTTATGACGGGGTTCAGCTGGAGAGCTTTCGTGTGGAGAAAGAGGAGATCCGAAGGGCATTTTCCCAGGTGCCCGAGGGCCTGGTGGAAGCCATAAGGCGGTGCATAGAGCGGCTGCGCCTTTTCTGCGAGCGGCAGCTGGCAGACTACCAGAACTTTGACATAGAAGTCGAGCCGGGCCTCTTCGTTGGGCAACGCGTCGTGCCCATCGAGAGGGTGGGTGTCTATGCGCCGGGTGGGCGCTTCCCACTTATCTCGTCGGTGTACATGGGCGTTGTGCCGGCGCGTGTGGCTGGTGTCAGAGAGGTGGTTGTCTGCTCGCCGCCGACCTACCGAGGGTCAGTGCATCCGGCCCTGCTGGTGGCCGCCGACTTGGCCGGGGCTGACGAGGTCTATCGCATTGGCGGCGTCCAGGCAATAGCCGCACTTGCCTACGGGACGGAGAGTGTGCGCGCCGTGCACAAAATCGTGGGTCCGGGGAACGCCTTTGTGACGGCTGCCAAACGGGAGGTGTACGGGCAGGTGGGGATCGACTTTGTCGCTGGCCCGAGCGAGGTGCTGATCATTGCGGATGAGGAGGCGGATGCGGAAATCGTGGCGGCGGACCTCTTGGCCCAGGCCGAGCACGATCCAGACGCATCCCCGGTGCTGGTGACGACCAGCGCACGCTTGGCCGAACGGGTGCGCACAGAGGTGGCGCACCAGGTGGCAAGCTTGACCACCGCTGCCGTGGCGAAAGCCGCTGTAGAACGCAATGGGCTCATTGTACTTGCCCGTTCTCCGGAGGAGGCGATTGCCATTGCCAACCGCCGTGCTCCTGAGCACCTGGAACTGCAGGTGAGGGATGTGGAGCCTTACGTGGCCGGCCTGCGCAACTTTGGCTCGCTGTTCGTGGGCGCCGGAGCCGCCGAAGCGTTGGGCGACTATAGTAGTGGCCTCAACCACGTCTTGCCCACCAACGGCGCGGCGCGATACACCGGGGGACTCGGCGTGCGCGATTTTGTCAAGGTGCAGACCGTCCTCAAGGTGGAAGGGAACCCGCCGAGCGGCCCCATCGAGGACGGGGTGCAGCTGGCGCAGGCCGAGGGTCTTGAGGCACACGCCAGGTCCCTGCAGGTGCGAGGGAGGTAG